The genomic stretch ATTTCTCTTTCAACATCAGCCCATAGAGGTCCCACCGCAGTGCTGGGATGCCTTCTTTTGGACTGTAGTTCCCAAGCAGGCTAAGTACGGATGAGGATCACACACAATATTGATTTACAAGGGtgtcaattttgtttatttttctttcttttaattcttGAAGCGATGTGCTCTTTGGTCCCTTCTGTTTGTGACACTGTATCAAGCTCATCCTGTTTGTGTCCTGCAATCTCAAAATGGCCTTCTCCCATCAAATGTCTCTTTCCTATAATGTCTGCTATTTTGTTTCCTATGATGGCTCTTTCCTAAAATGTTCATGTCACCAAAGCTCATGTCATCaatttaaactaatttaaatattaaatttaacaaactcTGTAACTAAAACTTGACCAGTCTGAaaccattcaaaatcgtgaccagctcaaaaattcacAATAATGATAACACTTGCATGTAgctacataaatatttaaagaaaaaaaaaacaatctggCCTAAATCTAATTACCAGATAGTTTCCATTAATCAAACTGAACCGTCTGCCAaatttaacgaaaataaaaagaaacacgATATAATTAACAGTAACAATCACACCTGTTGgaattaacatttaaaaaaattgaataattgGGTTAAATTGGAAATACGAGTAGtaaactagtaataaattatagttataatttattatgtaaactaaaactaaatttaatatgAGCATTAATACAGAAGCTATGTACTTTCATCTTTTTACACAGGTGTAAGGTGTAAGGTAGGTGTCATATTAAAAAGTGGGCATCTGGTTTTGTCAcagtgtatgtatttatttcaacatatattattattcttacaattattataaactgcGTTGTAGGTAATATACCTACTGCGTTGTTCTTCGAAGATTACAAAAAAGATACACGAATTcgatacatttcaggtcaagtaaccattaagcttttggatttcgaaggcaagttcacgtctgccgcccccaaagttagctcacacgcactcatgtcatgctctgaaagcagagcggtaccgagggcatggttaACATTCGATATTCAGATGCGTACCCGTATTCGATATCAACTtcacctccacgcgttcctgagaaaaagggtcttgacagacggacggacggacaacaaagtgatcctataagggttccgttttttcctttcgaggtacggaaccctaaaaaggaatttGTGAATGCAGCCAACTTCGTAACGAGTTCTCGTCGATCGCCTTTTGGTTCGTTTCACGCTCCgagttttaaaaaatttaatggaAAATCATTGGGATTTCCTACAAAAACTGTGTTTTCGAGACTTGATTGACGTTTATAATGATAGCTAGAAGGTCACATCAAATTGTGTTTAAGAACTCGTGTCTTAACTtacatttttacatttattactGTAATTCGACATTTTCATTAATCGATCTTATACTTCGacgttttaaaacattgtaatttttacaTACGAGTACAGTCAAGTAACTAGAAATTTTAATACCTAGGTATTTTTCTATGCTTAATCAACCGccaaaaatcatattttttcaacCTTTATTAAATCGCttgtagcttaaaaattgattttgtaatgatttcagagaaaaaaagagttattagAGTTATTAAAGAGTTAACAAAAACATTGCATAATTTCTAATAGACTCAGAAGTCTTGCGCAATATTTTTCCAAGACGGTGATCAGATGCACAATCTTTAATTATCCCTAAATGGTCAAAACAATTGTACTTTGTTATATTGCACTATGTAATTCATCGTAAAAGGCTAGGTTATTATGAGAATAAAAAACTAACGGCTACAAATTCCAACCTATCCAAATATGGGTAGATCAAGGTCGTACCAGTCTTTAGTAGTTTTATCGAACCAAAAATACTAGcacttatttgtttatttttatttattttatttcataacatttaCACGGCATTACAGATATACATCCAATTCaccgtaaaactaaaaaactaacaaattaaatttttcacAGATTGGTCCACATCTAGAGCCAAATaaactatgattggttttttggagtctttttgtattttttagttcCTGCGGGCAATGTGTCCAAAGTATGTCAATATGCACTGGAAACAGATAGTGGTactattcatagatacctacaaatatgTAAGATacccttggtgcgcgagtccTATTCGCAGTTGGCTGGTTTTTCAAGCTTCTAATCTGCACGTTACAGTAAGGCCATATATAAGGAGCTCATATTTGGTGGAAGTATTTAAGCGGGTACAAGGTATCCCCCTGTTATGATTCACTTTCCTCAACTGCATTTAGGGAGTAGTATTCTGACCAACCATCACAGCCCATTCTCATTTAAGACGTAGAAGAGATGAGATATGAGTGAGAGAGAAACTAAGTGCCTTTGTACAGGGAGTGAGTCGCTTATTCTAGCCGTGTTGATAGCATATCTCAATTTATCTCTGTTAGCAATATTGTTTATATCAACTTATTAACTGACGTTAGCAATATTATTTATCTCAATGACTATACAATTTCCTATTCCAGATTACAGTACTGTAACtgagatatttttaattacccATGGTTTTGCAATAACTACTACACTAGGCTATGGCTTTGCATGgatgtgatttatttatttaactttctaATTTACCCTCCAaaaggacgtccaccaatgagatggacggatgacctggttaaagtcgcggggttcacggtggatgcaagccgcttccaaccgaggcaactggaggtttatggagAGGGAGGCCAGTGGACgttctatggctgatatgatgatgatgatgatgatgatgacgacgaccCTCCAAAAGCGCCCGCTtccaaattcatttatttacgctAGTCGCCCGTTTTTAGGTCACCTTCTTACATGTATGTGCATATTGAACTCAATCGGATCAGTAGTTTCAGAACAAATCGGCTGCCAGAGAAAGACAGATCTTATAAGGGTTTAATTCTTTCTGTTAATGTACATAGCTCTAAAATATTTCGTCATCGTCACAAGCATCGAAAGTATAACTTAAGTTTACTTTGAAATTACGAAAAGGACAATCAGACACACTTTATCATTATGAATTTAAAGTGCGTTACAGTTCTAGTGCTATAAACAAAATGCCCAAGTCATTATTTATCTAACTATCGAAGGTGACTTTAATCGAATAGCTTGCTTATCGCTAGACCCCGCTATCGGAGGTGCAGTTTGGTTAATCAAGTCTTAGggatgggtaaaaaatattttaaaatactaacaaaatgtcgttaatttttctttaccatAATGAGATAATGACAGtctatggggctgtttcaccatccattgattagtgttaagtgacggttaaatgtgatgccgtctccgtctattcgaacaaatcaaatagagacggcatcacacctaaccgccagttaacactaatcagtggatggtgaaacagcccctaagactttaattaataaacgtgtttattttgtaaaacaggactaataaaaaaaactgtaataaaacTCAATATATCTTAGCTCTATGCATTTTCAGAAATATGTCTCGTAATattgttactattttttttataaaaaaatatttttaatgtctcGTAATATATTACGagacatatttctaaaaataaaaagagctAAGATATATTGGGTTGAattgaagttatttttttcaattaaaattttaatacatattcattttataattattcCTGTTTTATTCCTGCCATTAtggtaaagaaaaattatcgacatttagttagtattttaaagtatttcTTACCCATCCCTAAGACTTGACAGCTGCTACCATATTGCACCTCCGATAGCGGGGTCTACTTACCGTTAACCCACTGATATAGTACTTAGGAATATCAAGTACCCTATGCAAGTATAAATAATCGTAGTATAACAAACAACACACATTACGCTTCGATAAATGGTGCAGTGAATATCGAAAGAAAGAACAAAATGACAGACAAAGTAATACTAGTAACAGGATCCAACCAAGGAATTGGATTCGCCATCGTAGAAGAACTGCTCAAAAGAGGAGTCAAAACTGTTTATCTAGCAGCAAGAAACGAGCAGCGAGGTAAAGATGCAGTTGCAAAACTCAAAGCTAAAGGACTCAATCCCCATTATCATCAACTAGAGATCACTAATGAAGAAAGTGTAAAGGCATGTTCGGAATTCTTCAAAGCTAAACATGGAGGTTTGGATATTCTTATTAACAATGCAGCCATAATCACTGACGATTGGAATAATACTACTTATGAAGATGCCAAAAAGGTCCTCAACACTAACTACTATGCCGTTCTAACCATGCAGAAATATTTCTTCCCTATCCTGAAGCCTAACGGTAGAGTGATCAACATATCCAGCGACTGTGGACACATTTCCAACCTGAAAAACAAAGAATGGATCGCCAGGCTCACCAAGAAGGACATAAAGAGGTCAGATGTTGATGCATTTGTAGAGTGGTTCCTAGATTCCGTTAAAAATGGTACGTTGAAAAGCGAAGACTTCTTCCAAGTCGAGTTACTTGCCTACAGGATTTCTAAGATAGCGCTAAGCGCGTTGACCATAGTCCAACAGAATGAGGTTGATAGAAACATAGCCGTAAACTCCATACACCCTGGTTTTGTACAAACAGGGATGACTAGTGGTAAGGGGATATTCACCATGGAGGAGTCCAGTAAAGCACCAGTTTATTTAGCTCTGGATGTGGACCAGTCTGTGAAAGGTCAGTATTTCTGGTACGACAAGGAGGCTAAAGACTGGTTCAACCCTGATCTACCCCTACATTGTGATTTCGAAGTAACTAAGCAATATATGTAAGATAGTTGAGGTAATTTATAGATAAGGTTAGTTATATATTTAGTTTTGCaatttgactgtattttttCGTGTTCGTTATGAGTAAATAACTCAAAACCCAATTGATTATGACTATGAgcgaatttagaaaaatattttgggtTGGTATTGTGAGAGAAGGTATTATGGTTGGAAGAAAAAAGACCATCCCTAAGGAAGTTCtttgatgtatttttaattacttataatacatttatgtttatgtaagcacgatttttttttacgttagtaccatcagcaaaataagtggtctatcaatttttaaacaagttcctatcaaatgaatatgtcgctaaagtcgaactttcaagttgacagacacgtctattggcattattgttttatgacatgcaaacgattatcaactttagggtggtagaccacatatttagctgatggtacaacACATTGACCCAAATTCAAACCCagctattttatttcctataaGATTTAATTGTTTGAATTAAAACCAGATCTTGCTATTCCGCAACTTCTAATACCAACTGCATAGTTAAATAGCTTGAATACTCAACACATTCATTTTGTATTTGTGCAAAAAACAGATATGTATAGCACACACGCTTTATtcaatattatttcaatttcaacacACAATGTTTCTtctcaatatttcaaaatagtCGGAAATTTGTTTATACCACTCACGTCAGATGTGTATAATATACCAGTATGTAGTAGGTTAGGATGAATGAGCTAAGCTCTCTGACTAAAGGCAATCAAGCTGCTATTTTTATAGTTAAAACTGAGTATTTCATAGCGGCTTTCACATAGACTGAGAATGATCGGGTTATTTCTAGTTCATTTAAACGTAGTCAAGGCAGAATGCATCCGATATGCGTACGTGATCTGCATGCCATGAGGAAAACCTAGTTGACatagatacctactttattaTAGCGAATCGTGTTGAATCAATATATCTGCGAGCCGACGCATTTCAGTAATGTATGCATCGATTATCTAAAACAATAATGATATAATTTATGGAGGAGGTAAGTGCCTACTTTTGGACCAGCTGAATGTGACCCACGATGGAAACTTTCACAAAAAGTCATAGTTGTTCAcggaatatttagtttatttaaaatcggATAGATGTCACTGGGATCGAATTAGATGGCGCTATCGTTTGGTTGCCTCAGATCCTATAAAAGGaagaagttgttttttgttcaaTATTCTTTGCTACGAATGCAAACTGTATGGAGTTTCATTTCATGAACCCTATAGTGGACCTTCTCTTTTTGGATTGTACGGGCATTGTACAATAGTAACATCATTCTTCCGTGGgcaggattttttattttaatatagtcGACGTGAGTCGAAGTGAATtaccaattttatgactttggccaagtgcgagtcgcacTGGCGCACCaaaggttccgtacaaatttgtaggtatcgaATATCCAATTTTAGCTCGTGTCCTGAGCCAAATGTACGGAGTGTTgagttattttaaaaagttactgaCATACACAtcaacccccttattcataaaacttaacaagcctatgttaactaacaaatgctttgtccctttctaacaaatacaaatgtcgaagtgacagataaggacaaacgaattttagcggcattttaactaaaataggtttgattgtcgtttatgaataagggggttaaactataatttcactttttttattggttgtgctataagagctgctttcataccaaatttgaagcaTTTCttaattttcagtttttattagctttacattttttataatgatTGTAATAAGAGAGCAACTGACATTtccctattaaaaaaaaaaataataataaagggaGCGAGTCACTTAAATGCTAGCCGTGTTGATAGCACGTCTCAATAGGTTCTTACCTCGTTGTACCATATTTTATATCAACTCATTAACCGACGTTAGCAAGATTAATAATACAATGACTTTAACATGTCCTACtcctaaatcatcatcatcccagcctatatacgtcccactgctgggcacaggcctcctctcagaacaagagggcttgggccatagttcccacgcgggcccagtgcggatcgggaacttcacacgcaccattgaattgcttcgcaggtttgtgcaggtttcctcaccataggctgggatgggatggaacCAAAATACGCCAGGCTTCTCGGCTacgcaatgtaaagcgaaaaaGCGTGAGCGCTCGTCGCCTGGCCTTGAAGTGACTACACGCCATTCTAATAGCTTCTATCTACAACGAAACCCATACTCTAAGGGCCTTATTACAATCAAAAGCGAGGCGAGTTCGCAGCAAGTttgcgagcgcgcaacgatatcgccgcgatgGCGCAGCGAGTTAACTGCGTATACATACTCTAGCACCGAAAAcgccctattattattgtacgagaGTTTAAAATATGACGTTTTTGGCGCGATACCATAGTAAAATAGGTGAAGtaagttcactacaaacaaaagtacatcgcgcggcttaaatgtgtgcgcgccggttggcgccggtacgcagccacccgccgcacgcacacgctgataatttaaggaggattaagttttagttAGTCAAGGCTGCACTGTCGTCGGTGCagtacgttttgattttagctcaCTCGTCTTACGcttgatcaccttttacgttcgcgtactcgtacttaggtattttttgtattaggtatagttgtaaattagtagtttgtttgtttgtacacAATCGCCCTCGCCACTCcagcgaatttataaatactatttttaactttagtgtaataataataataaagcggcatagaatcttgtttgtctAGACATAGATATAAGAagattttaagttaactttcgtactcaaattatttgccggtaggtaattaatctaaaatagacatcgacaaccctaagcgtccgcgccggagtaggcagttaagtctccttaATGGTCGGAGTTTACATActtctcctattttactatggcGATACACAGCTCGTggcgaaatcgttacgcgctcacAGCGAACTCGCTgtgcgctcgcctcgctttcagctcgcccgcaaatcgcagGTGTGATAACGCCTTAAACGAAACAACCCTCAAAGCTCTTTGGCGGGCCTTTTCATTGAAAAACCGGCCCAAAGGGATCAGACTGAAGCCAAGCAATAGTTTTCACAAGGGCCCGCAACCGGTTATTTCTCGGGTTCATTGAACCGGAAAATTGGAAAGCAAAGGGCCAAGACGAGTGGCTGTTAATGGTTGGTGTCTTTTGCAGGGAAAATCCGGATGTAGGAAAGCAGTTGGAATGTAAAACCACTGGCCTAATAACAGTCTTCGAAGACTATGTCGGTTAattcagtacctacctatacatgGGAGCAGCGAGCAGTTGTGCAACTCCTTTTCATAAATTGTATATTGACCATTAGcgatattaaatttttatttctttaatagaTAGAGGACTTGACAAACGCACGCAGCAatgttatttacgaaaaaaaccgtccaagagcgtgtcggacacgcccaaaatagggttccgtagcctctaaggatttcgtattttatacggaatcttccaagtttaggtatattttataccttaggctgctatttactcataaactactaataattctcaagcaaacttagccgttatagttttccttgaaagtttgatatacttactaccatcctgatttttttcaattttttccactcacggcttagattttagaggggggggacgctcgattttaatgaaaatttgctctttaaagttgaatatttcgcaaacaaatcactgaatcgaaaagacctatccaacgataccccacactatagggttggatgagaaaaaaaatcacccccactttacgtctatgggaggtaccctaaaaaaatttttttgaacttttagttatactttttgttggcatagtttacttatatattattgcaaaattacagctttctagcattgatagtccctgagcaaagccgcggacggacagacagacagacagacagacagacatggcgaaactataagggttccgtttttgccattttggctccggaaccctaaaaacgaattaatgtttattaccggtttttaaagaaaataactgTCTATaaagaataattattggagtagacacattaacttatataagaagtgttctatatcacacaaattattaattttcattcaatttttatggaataatcgagaaaaactaacaaaaatgcaacgttgtcagctcagcaggtataaacgctcttaacaccAGGTAGCATCGTAAAAGGTTGTGCTGCTCTGATGATGAAATCCCGTTatgttcgaaacgcgtcagcgacGTGTAGTGCTGGTGATAGTCGGGTTTGTGTGATctgtatgtgtgttcttacagcgtgaaggtggaggagctgcatgagcaCACATTTGTTACATAGACGTAGCCATCGTAAGGCGGCGGTGAGCAAAGAAAATGTATACCTACTAGTTCATAATCTACTAAGTTATTTAAATAGCCAGCCATTTGGGTATTAGTATAGAGTGCTATAGTAGTATGATGGAggacctaaaaaaaaattattcttaataactaattatcttaattaataCCAATAAACGAAAGACAGTTCCTCGGGGAAGCGTCTGTCTCAAGCCCGCTCTTGTGTTTCACTCCTTTACAGCGACTCTGCCAATGCAACACTTATgttgtgattggtttttggagtctttttgtattttttatttcaactccaaatttgttacttccaaaaaccaatcttaatttgaataggtatttcCAAATAGTAGCCATTCTACGCTTTCAAATAATATCATGTGAAAAATACCTCAAAAATACCTCTCCCGCCGTAGCATTCCATCCCGGCGGGATTATTCCAATAATTTAACAAAGACTTCTCTGAGCATATACTGTTATAAACAACAATGCTACATTTCTCGACGCTGTTATAGCTTGTAGATACAAAAACTTTTCTACAATATCTATCTTTATACATAAAGTCACCATTATCAGCCGTAAGTCGTCCACATCTGGAGTGAAGGCTCCCCCCCCCGTCGCCcaaactattttccaaataaaatgaggGCATTTGAGATTTTGGTATTTTACTGATTCTGATTGTGTATATTCGTcggaacttgaaaaaaaaaattttcggATCTCTATATTGTGGGGGGccctcttttgtggaggccccgGGCTGTTGCCCCATTTTGCCCTCCCTTAAATCCGGCCCTGCAGCCGTGGTTGCTATAGGACCATCAATTAGTGTGTAAATgttcaaattaataataaatgtctATCGCATAGCctacaaaaagtagcaa from Choristoneura fumiferana chromosome 24, NRCan_CFum_1, whole genome shotgun sequence encodes the following:
- the LOC141441530 gene encoding carbonyl reductase [NADPH] 3-like, yielding MTDKVILVTGSNQGIGFAIVEELLKRGVKTVYLAARNEQRGKDAVAKLKAKGLNPHYHQLEITNEESVKACSEFFKAKHGGLDILINNAAIITDDWNNTTYEDAKKVLNTNYYAVLTMQKYFFPILKPNGRVINISSDCGHISNLKNKEWIARLTKKDIKRSDVDAFVEWFLDSVKNGTLKSEDFFQVELLAYRISKIALSALTIVQQNEVDRNIAVNSIHPGFVQTGMTSGKGIFTMEESSKAPVYLALDVDQSVKGQYFWYDKEAKDWFNPDLPLHCDFEVTKQYM